The following are from one region of the Bradyrhizobium sediminis genome:
- a CDS encoding TonB-dependent receptor, producing the protein MHSIAQPGARRSLLVTSALLSPSLALALLSAASLAPTTAYAQASSAIPPVVVDAPKPRPKPRAVPSRRSTQSAPAVNAPNTVPLRSPEGLAVPANTATISGESAFSRGLGTSDSASLIADIPGGAVWGAGGVSSLPAINGLGADRIQVAINSMLISPACPNEMNPPLSFVNPAMIARMRAYLGVAPVSVGGDYIGGKIDVTTAPPQFATGGGWQSSVMVSGFFRSISNAYGVDATATLANKDTSVTYTGGWVRAGDYKAADGTKVKSTLYETQNHALSISKESFGNLFTVQVGGQFIPYQGYVNQYMDMVYNRSAFINGRYEGVFDWGKVEASGFYHQIRHTMGFIAPDKVSQMPMDTRASDVGYALKATFAASRQDLVRVGNEFYHNRLDDWWDPVAGSMMMGPNTFININDGRRSRLGTFVEWERHWDREWTTLVGLRNDVVWMNTGNVQGYNAMMYGADAAAFNALDHARTDINLDGSALVRYEPDQLSQFELGFARKTRSPNLYERYAWSTSGMAMNMIGWFGDGNGYVGNLDLKPEKSHTASFTAAWHDPAQKVWEFKVTPYYSYVQDYIDVDRCAVQMMSACTAANLTKTNDFVFLRFANHDAWLYGVNLDGKLALWDDPLYGRGVFRGQLGYVRGQRTDGVNLYHVMPINAKLAFDHTLGGWNNGVELQLVGSKDQVNQVHNELTAPSYALVNLRSGYQWQAVRVDFGVDNLFNRHYVLPLGGADLVDYRVVSMMGSSPAYGYNVPGPGRSFNGRLTVKF; encoded by the coding sequence ATGCACTCCATCGCTCAGCCCGGCGCTCGCCGATCCTTGCTCGTGACCAGCGCCCTCTTATCGCCATCCCTGGCGCTCGCGCTCCTGTCTGCGGCGTCGCTAGCGCCCACTACGGCTTACGCCCAGGCCTCCAGCGCCATTCCTCCCGTCGTGGTGGATGCGCCGAAGCCAAGGCCGAAACCGCGGGCCGTGCCGTCCCGTCGCAGTACCCAGAGCGCCCCTGCCGTGAATGCTCCCAACACAGTTCCGCTTCGGAGCCCTGAAGGGCTCGCCGTGCCCGCCAACACCGCAACGATTTCCGGCGAGAGTGCATTTTCGCGCGGCCTCGGCACCAGTGATTCCGCATCGCTGATTGCCGATATTCCCGGCGGAGCGGTTTGGGGCGCAGGCGGCGTATCGAGCCTGCCCGCGATCAACGGGCTCGGCGCCGACCGGATCCAGGTCGCGATCAACAGCATGCTGATCAGTCCGGCCTGTCCCAACGAGATGAATCCGCCGCTGTCGTTCGTCAACCCGGCCATGATCGCCAGGATGCGCGCCTATCTCGGGGTCGCGCCGGTCAGCGTGGGCGGCGACTACATCGGCGGCAAGATCGACGTGACGACAGCGCCGCCGCAATTCGCTACGGGTGGCGGTTGGCAGTCGAGCGTCATGGTGTCCGGATTTTTCCGCAGCATCAGCAACGCCTATGGCGTCGATGCGACAGCCACGCTTGCCAACAAGGATACCAGCGTCACCTATACCGGCGGCTGGGTTCGCGCCGGCGACTACAAGGCGGCCGACGGCACCAAGGTGAAGTCAACGCTGTACGAGACGCAGAACCATGCGTTGAGCATCTCCAAGGAAAGTTTCGGAAACCTGTTTACGGTGCAGGTCGGCGGTCAGTTCATTCCGTATCAGGGCTATGTCAACCAGTACATGGACATGGTCTACAACCGGAGCGCCTTCATCAATGGGCGTTACGAGGGGGTGTTCGACTGGGGCAAAGTCGAAGCCAGCGGCTTCTATCACCAGATTCGCCACACCATGGGCTTCATCGCGCCCGACAAGGTCAGCCAGATGCCGATGGATACCAGGGCGTCCGATGTCGGCTATGCGCTGAAGGCGACCTTCGCGGCGTCGCGGCAGGACTTGGTCCGCGTCGGCAACGAATTTTACCACAACCGTCTCGACGACTGGTGGGATCCCGTTGCCGGTTCAATGATGATGGGACCCAACACCTTCATCAACATCAATGACGGCCGCCGCAGCCGGCTCGGCACCTTCGTGGAGTGGGAGCGGCACTGGGATCGCGAGTGGACGACGCTGGTCGGGCTGCGCAACGACGTGGTCTGGATGAACACCGGCAATGTTCAGGGGTACAACGCGATGATGTATGGCGCCGATGCCGCGGCATTCAACGCGCTCGACCATGCCAGGACGGATATCAATCTCGACGGTTCCGCATTGGTGCGCTACGAGCCCGACCAACTGAGCCAGTTCGAACTGGGCTTCGCCCGCAAGACCCGTTCGCCCAATCTCTATGAGCGCTACGCATGGTCAACCTCGGGCATGGCCATGAACATGATTGGCTGGTTTGGCGACGGCAACGGCTATGTCGGCAATCTCGACCTTAAGCCGGAGAAATCTCACACGGCGAGCTTCACTGCGGCCTGGCATGATCCCGCCCAGAAGGTCTGGGAATTTAAGGTCACGCCATACTACAGCTACGTGCAGGACTATATCGACGTCGATCGCTGCGCGGTCCAGATGATGTCGGCGTGCACCGCGGCGAATCTAACCAAGACCAACGACTTCGTGTTCCTGCGGTTTGCCAACCACGATGCGTGGCTCTATGGCGTCAATCTCGACGGCAAGCTCGCGCTGTGGGACGATCCGCTGTACGGCCGGGGCGTGTTCCGCGGCCAGCTCGGCTATGTCCGCGGCCAGCGCACTGATGGTGTCAACCTCTATCACGTGATGCCGATCAACGCGAAGCTGGCGTTCGACCATACGCTCGGCGGTTGGAACAACGGCGTCGAGCTGCAACTGGTCGGGTCGAAAGATCAGGTGAACCAGGTCCACAATGAATTGACCGCGCCGTCTTATGCGCTGGTCAATCTGCGCTCGGGCTATCAGTGGCAGGCGGTCCGGGTCGATTTCGGTGTCGATAATCTGTTCAACCGCCATTATGTGTTGCCGTTGGGCGGCGCCGATCTCGTCGATTACAGGGTCGTGTCAATGATGGGTTCGTCGCCTGCTTACGGGTACAACGTGCCGGGTCCGGGGCGTTCGTTCAACGGTCGCCTGACAGTGAAGTTTTGA
- a CDS encoding DUF2946 domain-containing protein yields MLPDPSILGKIMRRRLEVIIPIVLLSILVQVIAPIGAFRAVAHAASDPLYMASICSGMASTAYDAQTAPASAQHDRGDCCAFCAGTGSGNALEPPPLIFVSLQRQYQRMSWLQAADPMPALRVGSNAQARAPPTIS; encoded by the coding sequence GTGCTACCAGACCCGAGTATTTTGGGGAAAATCATGCGACGGCGGCTGGAAGTAATCATTCCAATCGTGCTGCTCTCGATCCTGGTGCAAGTGATTGCGCCGATCGGGGCTTTTCGCGCGGTCGCTCACGCCGCATCGGATCCCCTCTATATGGCGTCGATCTGTTCGGGGATGGCTTCCACTGCGTACGATGCGCAGACGGCTCCGGCCAGCGCGCAGCATGACCGCGGCGATTGCTGCGCCTTCTGCGCGGGCACTGGCAGCGGCAATGCCCTCGAGCCACCCCCACTGATTTTTGTAAGCCTGCAGCGCCAGTATCAGCGCATGTCGTGGCTGCAGGCCGCAGATCCGATGCCGGCGCTTCGGGTCGGCTCGAACGCGCAGGCCCGCGCTCCACCCACCATTTCCTGA
- a CDS encoding TonB-dependent receptor family protein, with translation MSRVRNFPSVFARSLLFSSAAVVISASAGAQSNSQGPLPPVTVEAPQQKRAAAVRSPQRTGVRTARASRARSAPVAPIANDLARGPALTVLTVQQALRDIQQTPGGVAIVPAAAYRSSTVANTIKDVLDYVPGVFAQPKWGDDTRLSIRGSGLSRNFHLRGVQLYIDGIPINTADGYGDFQEIDPTAYKYVAVYKGANALQFGANSLGGAINFVTPTGRDPFPNGVSADLGGFGFRRLQANAGGTNGPWDGFITASTQAAEGFRNHSSGHATRVSGNVGYQFSPDVETRFYLNANDVRQRIPGSVTKSIALSSPETAAVGNVINDWQRNLDTVRVANKTTIRFENTILDLGAFAVDRHLMHPIFQWLDYRYKDYGGFAKVTDDRIIGGFRNRFVAGVNILNGTNDARQFVNTGGLKGTPTSSLVQKPENYSAYAENSFYFVPNVAFVAGTQYLFAVRDQRVNFSTNGDVNGRSTFSLWSPKVGLLWDVDPTWQVFGNISRSAEVPSFGESVSPNFLNPNYPTIPFFLIRPQIATTYEIGTRGKSPDFTWELAAYRANIRDELQCQYSSFGNCNVTNLDRTIHQGIEAGVGAAVFRNIFVTGNAPDKIWLNLAYTFNDFRFDNDPTFGNNQLPGAPRHYLRAEMLYKHPNGFYIGPNLEWVPESYFVDSANTLKTEPYAIWGFKAGVDNGGTYSMYVEARNIGNKAYIASASIIDRANPASPLFEPGNGRAVYAGVKARW, from the coding sequence ATGTCCAGGGTTCGTAATTTCCCGAGCGTGTTCGCACGCAGCTTGTTGTTTTCATCCGCCGCTGTCGTCATTTCCGCTTCGGCCGGGGCGCAAAGCAACTCCCAAGGTCCGCTGCCGCCAGTGACCGTGGAGGCTCCTCAACAAAAGCGGGCGGCTGCGGTCCGTTCGCCGCAACGCACCGGCGTTCGGACGGCGAGGGCAAGCCGCGCACGCAGTGCTCCGGTTGCGCCGATCGCGAACGATTTGGCGAGGGGGCCCGCGCTGACGGTCCTCACCGTGCAACAGGCGCTGCGCGATATTCAGCAGACCCCGGGCGGCGTTGCCATCGTTCCCGCCGCGGCCTACCGGAGCTCGACCGTCGCCAATACCATCAAGGATGTTCTCGATTACGTTCCCGGCGTGTTTGCGCAGCCGAAATGGGGCGACGACACGAGGCTTTCGATCCGGGGCTCCGGCCTGTCGCGAAACTTCCATCTGCGTGGCGTCCAGCTCTACATCGACGGGATTCCGATCAACACCGCCGACGGTTACGGCGATTTCCAGGAAATCGATCCCACCGCCTACAAATATGTTGCGGTCTACAAGGGCGCCAATGCGCTGCAATTCGGCGCCAATTCGCTCGGCGGCGCCATCAACTTCGTCACACCGACCGGACGCGATCCCTTTCCCAACGGCGTATCGGCTGATCTCGGAGGGTTTGGATTCCGCCGCTTACAAGCCAATGCGGGCGGCACGAATGGCCCATGGGATGGCTTCATTACCGCGTCCACCCAGGCGGCAGAGGGATTCAGGAATCACAGCAGCGGGCATGCCACGCGGGTCAGCGGCAATGTCGGCTATCAATTTTCACCGGATGTCGAGACCCGGTTTTATCTGAACGCGAACGACGTTCGGCAGCGCATCCCGGGCTCCGTCACCAAGTCTATCGCTCTTTCCTCGCCGGAGACGGCGGCGGTCGGGAACGTCATTAATGACTGGCAGCGCAACCTCGACACCGTCCGCGTCGCCAACAAGACCACCATCCGCTTCGAGAATACGATCCTCGATCTTGGCGCGTTCGCGGTCGACCGGCATCTGATGCATCCGATCTTCCAGTGGCTCGATTATCGCTACAAGGACTATGGCGGCTTCGCAAAGGTCACCGATGATCGGATCATCGGCGGCTTCCGCAACCGGTTCGTGGCCGGGGTCAACATTCTCAACGGCACCAACGACGCCCGGCAATTCGTCAACACTGGCGGGTTGAAGGGGACGCCGACATCCTCGTTGGTGCAAAAGCCGGAAAACTATTCAGCCTATGCGGAAAACTCGTTCTATTTCGTCCCGAATGTCGCGTTCGTGGCTGGCACGCAATATCTCTTTGCGGTCCGCGACCAGCGCGTCAACTTCTCGACCAACGGCGACGTCAACGGACGCAGCACCTTCAGCCTGTGGAGCCCCAAGGTCGGACTGCTATGGGACGTCGATCCCACCTGGCAGGTCTTCGGCAATATCTCGCGCAGCGCCGAGGTGCCGAGTTTCGGCGAGAGCGTCAGCCCGAATTTCCTCAATCCGAACTACCCAACCATTCCATTCTTTCTGATCCGACCGCAAATCGCGACGACCTACGAGATCGGCACGCGCGGCAAAAGCCCCGACTTCACCTGGGAATTGGCCGCCTATCGCGCCAACATCCGCGACGAGCTGCAGTGCCAATACAGCTCGTTCGGCAATTGCAACGTCACCAATCTCGACCGCACCATTCATCAGGGCATCGAGGCGGGTGTCGGCGCCGCGGTGTTCAGGAACATCTTCGTCACGGGGAATGCGCCGGACAAGATCTGGCTAAACCTCGCCTACACGTTCAACGACTTCCGTTTCGATAACGACCCCACCTTCGGAAACAATCAGCTGCCGGGCGCCCCGCGTCACTATCTGCGGGCCGAGATGCTCTACAAACATCCGAACGGATTCTATATCGGCCCCAATCTCGAATGGGTGCCCGAGTCCTATTTCGTCGACAGCGCCAACACGCTGAAGACCGAACCCTATGCGATCTGGGGATTCAAGGCGGGCGTGGACAATGGCGGAACCTATTCGATGTATGTCGAAGCCAGGAACATCGGCAACAAGGCCTACATTGCCTCCGCC